The following coding sequences lie in one Nakaseomyces glabratus chromosome K, complete sequence genomic window:
- a CDS encoding uncharacterized protein (CAGL0K04719g~Ortholog(s) have mitochondrion, ribosome localization), whose translation MCEEEREREREREHHHNHHHGGDALAAIAGGLAGAYAGSHLSSGHKKMGGALGAIGGAILGEKLAEHSHHKHHGQEYRDDGPSYNNPPPPMNNMGFAPQDNYRRENNNDYQYDRRGGPARNEYDNYQYSDGQQTYGRPPQGYPGEHQGRQGW comes from the coding sequence ATGTgcgaagaagaaagagaaagagaaagagaaagagagcaTCATCACAATCACCACCATGGTGGTGATGCATTGGCTGCAATAGCTGGTGGTCTAGCTGGTGCATACGCTGGTTCGCATTTATCCTCTGGACATAAGAAGATGGGTGGAGCTTTAGGTGCCATTGGTGGTGCAATACTAGGTGAAAAATTAGCCGAACATTCTCACCACAAACACCATGGTCAAGAATATAGAGATGATGGTCCTAGTTACAATAacccaccaccaccaatgaaTAATATGGGATTTGCCCCACAGGATAATTACCGTCGTGAGAACAACAACGATTATCAATATGATAGACGTGGAGGTCCTGCTCGTAATGAATACGACAACTACCAGTATTCTGATGGACAACAAACCTATGGCCGCCCTCCCCAGGGCTATCCTGGTGAACACCAAGGTAGACAAGGCTGGTAA
- the MRX7 gene encoding Mrx7p (CAGL0K04785g~Ortholog(s) have mitochondrion localization), with amino-acid sequence MRPPRNLEEWLYCKLLESEGFHRFVRKVYNKVNGIKETPLQHQANPSEFLYKPTRLHKFRAYRILFWDEMRASLNLPKKSSKFLK; translated from the coding sequence ATGAGACCGCCTAGGAATTTGGAGGAGTGGTTGTACTGTAAGCTCCTGGAGAGCGAAGGTTTTCACAGGTTTGTTCGCAAAGTATATAACAAAGTCAACGGGATCAAGGAGACGCCGTTGCAACATCAGGCCAATCCATCTGAGTTTCTATATAAGCCGACCCGGTTACATAAATTCAGGGCGTACAGGATATTGTTCTGGGATGAGATGAGAGCGAGCTTGAATCTCCCGAAAAAATCGTCCAAGTTTCTGAAATAG
- the PEX17 gene encoding Pex17p (CAGL0K04851g~Ortholog(s) have role in protein import into peroxisome matrix, docking and peroxisomal importomer complex, peroxisomal membrane localization), with amino-acid sequence MAYQESESIQWPDPQRIRNYKARNKTIRTIQSIFSNTGLLFTIFYVAVSTIVQPSLERQYNQRIELTAGALLEVRRLTNKLLRRLKSKNSSELELRSNTQEYADRCTQTESRYITDDFESDDDMHNDSDDNSITWNIISKKLVEVKDSLNRYNESCDRPSINMENLTFQSKLVVDQLSVAKDADKLGELSRTSVNNIREMKGWFVNGLVSL; translated from the coding sequence ATGGCTTATCAGGAATCGGAGAGCATACAGTGGCCGGATCCACAACGTATACGCAACTATAAGGCTAGAAATAAGACGATAAGAACTATACAGTCCATTTTTAGTAACACTGGATTACtatttacaatattttACGTGGCAGTGAGTACAATAGTTCAACCCTCGCTAGAAAGACAATACAACCAAAGGATAGAGCTCACAGCGGGGGCTTTACTGGAAGTGCGAAGATTAACAAACAAACTTCTTCGGAGGTTAAAATCTAAGAATTCCTCTGAATTAGAGTTACGCTCAAATACTCAGGAATATGCTGATAGATGTACACAAACTGAATCAAGGTATATCACTGATGACTTCGAAAGCGATGATGACATGCACAATGACTCAGATGATAATTCAATCACTTGGAACATAATTAGTAAAAAATTGGTGGAAGTTAAAGATTCTCTAAACAGATATAATGAAAGTTGCGATAGGCCGAGTATTAATATGGAAAACTTGACCTTCCAGAGCAAACTTGTTGTCGATCAACTGTCTGTAGCAAAAGATGCCGACAAGCTCGGTGAACTTTCCAGAACTTCAGTAAACAATATAAGGGAGATGAAAGGATGGTTTGTAAATGGGCTTGTATCCCTTTGA
- a CDS encoding uncharacterized protein (CAGL0K04873g~Protein of unknown function): protein MKNNSGLDDVKMAGVKVRNPTTGFNSTYIAKNHDIPTSFTTADVGSHKSGSVNGSSPGAAFTLRGTPILGNSTTVSSNNNNKHITGTRQSPSSKLNNNNHYMQAMTTQHLLHQQLKTKQNFQMQENSAQEAMKRQLNEGQGQGQYVPSSSVSNKSQTAQAEPPQPRSSDTPASFEIETKDSPDYESYESGTTIPLNISLASTHPGENNSLKSNPTSSKEVADKTTESNSNFNTGAFASDIKMKNRETNKSHSNKTSTSVSAHSTPLDNGKESNKNFKDLGKPSRNNTNIGSDSSQGNGSERLPLNMDPAKQRYFLFQQQQQQMNKTLSFIHSYRVRKYIANMANLRLYELVGILNRSAGQIGNPEYWNKFVSDVFVSNGLINFSRKLDNNFKQFQFYSALLPMFAIASAELGLVRIETVIQQLITQVLSNGTIFFNCPRCTFTYHYSDGSYVTHFTQLKGIFNRNFKIEWIDVCLHSFVPGVEWSFLEALVSDSNRSKEIFEKLSQDKNQTDEEIKSGRSQNNFDAIMKLRSYFKVFKNLSIFGIPDDIIRKMQMGHVMSTLKNVMIYDKQQALQNGLDGKRNPFDSYVSYVEEKYKPGPEGKDFEASEMQSNSGTPTANDTTTRKRPYPPDGTSNTHDQIHSSTPSSAEILASIDIDAKRRRHSGISPRSTDS from the coding sequence atgaagaacaacagtggCCTAGACGATGTCAAAATGGCAGGTGTGAAAGTGCGAAATCCAACTACTGGTTTTAACAGCACATACATAGCAAAGAACCACGACATACCGACCAGTTTCACAACAGCTGATGTTGGAAGTCATAAAAGTGGCAGCGTAAATGGATCTTCACCAGGTGCGGCATTCACATTGAGAGGTACACCAATTTTAGGGAATTCTACCACTGTCTCATctaataacaataacaagCATATCACAGGCACACGCCAATCACCTTCTTCTAAGCtaaacaacaataaccaTTATATGCAAGCTATGACTACTCAACACCTGCTTCATCAACAATTAAagacaaaacaaaattttcaaatgcaGGAAAACTCAGCACAAGAGGCGATGAAGAGACAACTGAACGAGGGGcaaggacaaggacaatATGttccatcttcttcagtcTCGAATAAAAGTCAAACGGCACAAGCTGAACCTCCACAGCCACGTTCTTCCGACACACCAGCAtcctttgaaattgaaaccAAAGATTCTCCGGATTATGAATCATATGAAAGTGGAACCACTATACCGTTAAACATTAGTCTTGCTAGTACACATCCAGGTGAAAATAATTCTCTCAAGTCGAATCCTACATCTAGTAAGGAGGTCGCAGATAAGACCACTGAAAGTAACAGTAATTTTAACACTGGCGCTTTTGCGAGCGATATCAAGATGAAGAATAGGGAAACGAACAAAAGTCATAGTAATAAAACATCCACTTCTGTAAGTGCTCATAGTACTCCCTTAGATAATGGCAAGGAGTCGAATAAGAACTTTAAGGATTTAGGTAAGCCAAGTAGAAATAATACTAACATAGGTTCTGATTCTAGCCAAGGTAACGGAAGTGAGAGACTGCCACTGAACATGGATCCCGCAAAACAACGATACTTCTTAtttcaacaacaacaacagcaaatGAATAAAACACTTTCTTTCATTCATTCCTATAGAGTTAGGAAATACATAGCTAATATGGCAAATCTGCGCCTCTATGAACTTGTAGGCATACTGAATCGATCTGCTGGTCAAATCGGAAACCCAGAATATTGGAACAAATTTGTCAGTGATGTATTTGTATCAAATGGTCTAATAAACTTCTCAAGAAAGCTTGACAATAACTTCAAGCAATTTCAATTCTATTCGGCTCTTTTACCAATGTTTGCAATAGCATCTGCAGAGCTTGGCCTTGTAAGGATTGAAACTGTCATTCAACAACTTATTACTCAAGTTTTGAGTAACGGAACAATTTTCTTTAACTGTCCTCGATGTACATTCACATATCATTATTCAGATGGTAGCTATGTCACACATTTTACACAACTTAAAGGCATCTTCAACAGAAATTTCAAGATTGAGTGGATTGACGTGTGTTTGCACAGCTTTGTTCCCGGTGTGGAATGGAGTTTTCTTGAAGCACTGGTCAGTGACTCTAATAGAAGTAAGgaaatatttgagaaattgTCTCAGGATAAGAACCAAACTGATGAGGAGATAAAGAGTGGCAGATCACAGAATAATTTTGATGCGATCATGAAACTCAGGTCATATTTTAAAGTTTTCAAAAACCTGTCCATATTTGGAATTCCTGATGATATAATAAGAAAGATGCAAATGGGACATGTTATGTCGACTTTAAAAAATGTCATGATTTATGATAAACAACAAGCACTACAAAATGGTTTAGACGGCAAAAGAAACCCCTTTGACTCATACGTCAGTTATgtggaagaaaaatataaaccTGGCCCAGAAGGCAAGGATTTTGAGGCATCCGAGATGCAAAGTAATAGTGGTACACCAACTGCTAATGATACTACTACCAGAAAGAGGCCATACCCTCCAGATGGCACTTCCAATACACATGATCAAATCCATTCCTCGACACCTAGCTCTGCAGAAATATTGGCCTCTATTGATATCGACGCCAAAAGGAGAAGGCACAGTGGCATATCTCCAAGATCTACAGACAGTTAG
- the VID27 gene encoding Vid27p (CAGL0K04807g~Ortholog(s) have role in cellular response to biotic stimulus, cellular response to drug and cellular response to starvation, more) codes for MNIIKKFMQLGEKQEISMIPSGEFNLLRSRKSPKSSLECIYNDAMLRIRKNGDWNFELVVNKIVEVGDNNNGDDSSDYTDDSVSVLSVASKRREEEWNFELKKDLNFSKEWNKNGDAAFVWGNTLGDEEVEKVQFVITPQLSLTEIENFLLTVYRCMYEAEHKKSASHVSREQLYKYRPEPPKELFVTESDSYDEENLGVSLSEVNPSQDNTSDNDDLFVDAPDNLDSKAKGKKIKTPKKDKTKASSSSSEEHKENNKGVEGEKLCLLNAKVFVYDPFEEKFMIQEENVPIALVQSGKYEFWLSMEGKDVDFGLAVSPQANPSFTLSNNSFTFNYTVSRITLSYKIEFNDFKDFTIFENCWSKCIWMALNKKDWEELPKNEQKYIEDSIIADLERDLDTILKLDDEEEESEDEEDNEYSKSVVSSEAFEDPNSGSNKSNSSKGNSSLTVAFRGNRSYVVRDDKIGVFKVDDDDDLEFVSAIKNISDKNKKILDPKDPMMYMEDRFMVLSDSKNGDKLYKMDIERGKIVDEWEFKDKNVVQYAPTKKFDQLVAEQTLLGISDKSVFKIDPRINTKNKIVQDESKDYASKYNFSSLATTKDGYVAVGSKRGDIRLYDRLGIRAKTLIPSLGQAIKYITVSGDGRWLLATCDASLLLMDLSIKSGKNAGNISFLKSTPASENNKTYILQISPEHATHILNYTKKPLCFTKAYFNTGINQKEDRILTSNGPFAISWSMKKVLAGDEKPYKLDWYDSTVIENNFEYNNKQNVIVALKNDVSLSKIKHFKNVNKSIFKNEPK; via the coding sequence ATGAATATTATCAAGAAATTCATGCAGTTGGGGGAGAAACAGGAGATATCAATGATCCCATCCGGGGAGTTCAATTTGTTGAGATCCAGAAAGTCTCCCAAGTCATCCCTAGAGTGTATCTATAACGATGCAATGCTGAGAATTAGGAAGAATGGTGATTGGAATTTTGAACTAGTTGTTAACAAGATTGTTGAAGTTGGCGACAACAACAATGGCGACGATTCAAGTGATTACACGGATGATTCTGTCAGTGTATTGTCTGTTGCaagcaaaagaagagaagaagaatggaactttgaattgaaaaaggacTTGAACTTTAGTAAAGAATGGAATAAGAATGGAGATGCAGCGTTTGTTTGGGGGAATACTTTAGGCGATGAGGAAGTAGAGAAAGTTCAATTTGTTATCACACCACAACTCAGTTTAacagaaattgaaaacttcTTGCTGACTGTATACAGGTGCATGTATGAGGCTGAACACAAGAAATCTGCATCACATGTTTCTAGAGAACAGCTATATAAATACAGACCTGAGCCTCCAAAGGAACTATTTGTCACCGAATCAGACTCTTATGACGAGGAGAATTTAGGTGTATCATTATCAGAGGTAAATCCTTCACAAGATAATACATCAGATAATGACGATCTATTTGTTGATGCCCCAGACAACTTGGATTCTAAAGCCAAGGgcaagaaaataaaaacaccaaagaaagataaaacTAAGGCTTCATCGAGTTCTTCTGAAGAACATAAGGAGAATAATAAAGGAGTAGAAGGCGAAAAGCTATGCCTACTTAATGCAAAGGTGTTTGTGTATGATCCTTTTGAGGAGAAGTTTATGatacaagaagaaaatgtcCCAATTGCTCTAGTACAGTCTGGGAAATATGAATTCTGGTTGAGCATGGAAGGTAAGGATGTTGATTTTGGTTTAGCGGTGTCACCTCAAGCCAATCCTTCTTTCACGCTAAGTAATAACAGTTTTACATTCAATTACACTGTGAGCAGGATAACATTATCTTATAAGATTGAATTCAATGACTTCAAGGACtttacaatttttgaaaactgTTGGTCTAAGTGCATATGGATGGCATTAAACAAGAAAGACTGGGAAGAACTGCCTAAAAACGAACAGAAATATATCGAAGATAGTATAATAGCTGACTTAGAGAGGGATCTGGACACAATATTAAAACTagatgatgaggaagaagagagtgaggatgaagaggaCAACGAATACTCTAAGAGTGTTGTTAGCTCTGAAGCTTTTGAGGACCCCAACAGTGGATCAAACaaatcaaattcatcaaagGGTAATAGCTCATTAACCGTTGCCTTTCGGGGTAATAGGTCTTATGTGGTCAGAGATGATAAGATAGGCGTATTTAAGgtagatgatgatgatgatctGGAATTTGTATCTgctattaaaaatataagcgataagaacaaaaaaatactggATCCTAAGGATCCGATGATGTATATGGAGGATCGGTTTATGGTACTATCTGACAGCAAAAATGGCGATAAGCTATACAAAATGGACATAGAGAGGGGAAAGATTGTTGATGAATGGGAATTCAAGGATAAAAATGTGGTTCAATATGCTCCTACGAAAAAATTTGATCAATTAGTTGCTGAACAAACTTTGCTAGGTATATCTGATAAGAGTGTATTCAAGATCGATCCAAGGATTAACACTAAGAATAAAATTGTACAGGACGAAAGTAAAGATTACGCAAGTAAATACAATTTCAGTTCGCTGGCTACAACAAAAGATGGTTATGTAGCTGTTGGATCAAAACGTGGTGACATAAGATTATATGATCGCCTTGGTATCAGAGCAAAAACACTAATACCATCACTAGGGCAAGCAATCAAGTACATCACTGTTTCTGGTGACGGAAGATGGCTACTGGCGACTTGTGATGCatctttgttgttgatggaTTTATCAATCAAATCGGGCAAGAATGCTGGAAATATTAGTTTCTTAAAGTCTACTCCAGCTAGTGAAAACAACAAGACTTATATCTTGCAAATCAGTCCAGAGCATGCTACTCACATTCTCAACTACACAAAGAAACCTCTATGCTTCACTAAGGCATACTTTAATACTGGTATAAATCAAAAGGAAGACAGAATTCTTACATCCAATGGTCCTTTCGCCATCTCATGGTCTATGAAAAAAGTGTTGGCTGGAGATGAGAAGCCATACAAATTGGACTGGTACGATTCTACAGTCATTGAGAATAACTTCGAATATAACAACAAGCAAAATGTTATTGTAGCATTAAAGAATGATGTGTCACTATCCAAGATAAAACACTTCAAAAATGTGAATAAGtctatattcaaaaatgaaCCAAAATAA
- a CDS encoding uncharacterized protein (CAGL0K04708g~Protein of unknown function) produces the protein MNSFQNVIAVSCESYRKLMLMDKRTIHYHNEIESLLLIHGSIIPILPLLLFCKRITWSGQVDSSNTY, from the coding sequence ATGAATAGTTTTCAAAATGTTATAGCAGTTTCATGCGAGTCCTACAGAAAACTCATGCTAATGGATAAACGAACGATTCACTACCACAATGAAATCGAATCCTTGCTTTTAATACATGGTAGTATTATCCCTATATTGCCTTTACTTCttttttgcaaaagaaTTACATGGAGTGGACAAGTCGATTCAAGTAATACCTATTAG
- the SSB2 gene encoding Hsp70 family ATPase SSB2 (CAGL0K04741g~Heat shock protein of HSP70 family) — MADGVFQGAIGIDLGTTYSCVATYESSVEIIANEQGNRVTPSFVAFTPEERLIGDAAKNQAALNPKNTVFDAKRLIGRRFDEESVQNDMKTWPFKVVDVDGAPVIEVEYLGENKQFSPQEISSMVLTKMKEIAEAKIGKKVEKAVITVPAYFNDAQRQATKDAGAISGLNVLRIINEPTAAAIAYGLGAGKSDKERHVLIFDLGGGTFDVSLLHIAGGVYTVKSTSGNTHLGGQDFDTNLLEHFKGEFKKKTGLDISNDARALRRLRTAAERAKRTLSSVTQTTVEVDSLFEGEDFEASLTRARFEDLNAALFKSTLEPVEQVLKDAKISKSQIDEVVLVGGSTRIPKVQKLLSDYFDGKQLEKSINPDEAVAYGAAVQGAILTGQSTSDETKDLLLLDVAPLSLGVGMQGDIFGVVVPRNTTVPTIKRRTFTTVGDNQTTVQFPVYQGERVNCKENTLLGEFDLKNIPPMPAGEPVLEAIFEVDANGILKVTAVEKSTGKSANITISNAVGRLSSEDIEKMVNQAEEFKAADEAFAKRHEAKQRLESYVASIEQTVTDPVLSSKLKRGSKTKIEAALADALSALQIEDGSAEEYRKAEVGLKRVVTKAMSSR, encoded by the coding sequence ATGGCTGACGGTGTTTTCCAAGGTGCTATTGGTATCGATTTGGGTACTACTTACTCATGTGTTGCTACATATGAATCCTCTGTTGAGATTATTGCTAACGAGCAAGGTAACCGTGTTACCCCATCTTTCGTTGCTTTCACTCCAGAAGAGAGATTGATTGGTGATGCTGCTAAGAACCAAGCTGCTTTGAACCCAAAGAACACTGTTTTCGACGCCAAGAGATTGATTGGTCGTCGTTTCGATGAGGAGTCTGTCCAAAACGACATGAAGACTTGGCCATTCAAGGTCGTCGATGTCGATGGTGCTCCAGTTATCGAAGTCGAATACTTGGGTGAAAACAAGCAATTCTCCCCACAAGAAATCTCCTCCATGGTCTTGACCAAGATGAAGGAAATCGCTGAAGCCAAGATCGGTAAGAAGGTCGAAAAGGCTGTCATCACCGTCCCAGCTTATTTCAACGACGCTCAAAGACAAGCTACCAAGGATGCTGGTGCCATCTCTGGTCTAAACGTCTTGCGTATTATCAACGAACCTACCGCTGCTGCTATCGCTTACGGTCTAGGTGCCGGTAAGTCTGACAAGGAAAGACACGTCCTGATCTTCGATTTGGGTGGTGGTACTTTCGATGTCTCTTTGTTGCACATTGCTGGCGGTGTCTACACTGTCAAGTCCACCTCCGGTAACACTCACTTGGGTGGTCAAGATTTCGACACCAACTTGTTGGAACACTTCAAGGGTGaattcaagaagaagactgGTTTGGACATCTCCAACGACGCCAGAGCTTTGAGAAGACTAAGAACCGCTGCCGAAAGAGCTAAGAGAACTTTGTCCTCTGTCACACAAACCACCGTCGAAGTCGACTCCTTGTTCGAAGGTGAGGACTTCGAAGCCTCTTTGACCAGAGCTAGATTCGAAGACTTGAACGCCGCTTTGTTCAAGTCCACTTTGGAACCAGTTGAACAAGTCTTGAAGGATGCTAAGATCTCTAAGTCTCAAATCGACGAAGTCGTTTTGGTCGGTGGTTCTACCAGAATTCCAAAGGTCCAAAAGCTATTGTCTGACTACTTCGACGGTAAGCAATTGGAAAAGTCTATCAACCCAGATGAAGCCGTCGCTTACGGTGCCGCTGTTCAAGGTGCTATCTTGACTGGTCAATCCACCTCCGACGAAACCAAGGACCTATTGTTGTTGGATGTCGCTCCATTGTCTTTGGGTGTTGGTATGCAAGGTGACATCTTCGGTGTCGTTGTCCCAAGAaacaccactgtcccaacCATCAAGAGAAGAACTTTCACCACTGTCGGTGACAACCAAACCACCGTTCAATTCCCAGTCTACCAAGGTGAACGTGTTAACTGTAAGGAAAACACTTTGTTGGGTGAATTCGACTTGAAGAACATCCCACCAATGCCAGCTGGTGAACCAGTCTTGGAAGCTATCTTCGAAGTCGATGCCAACGGTATCTTGAAGGTCACTGCTGTTGAAAAGTCCACTGGTAAGTCCGCTAACATTACCATCTCTAACGCTGTTGGTAGATTGTCTTCTGAAGATATCGAAAAGATGGTTAACCAAGCCGAAGAATTCAAGGCTGCTGATGAAGCTTTCGCCAAGAGACATGAAGCTAAGCAAAGATTGGAGTCTTACGTTGCTTCTATCGAACAAACTGTCACTGACCCAGTCTTGTCCTCCAAGTTGAAGAGAGGTTCCAAGACCAAGATCGAAGCTGCTTTGGCTGACGCTTTGAGTGCTCTACAAATCGAAGACGGTAGCGCTGAAGAATACAGAAAGGCTGAAGTTGGTTTGAAGAGAGTTGTTACCAAGGCTATGTCTTCTCGTTAA
- the IES2 gene encoding Ies2p (CAGL0K04895g~Ortholog(s) have Ino80 complex localization), translating into MDSELSDIELSNSRPSSIEDEDLYQEEEEEYQDAMDEDDEYNDDGADDNDEEYIEGREAEIKKPKIATKQTIRPPVKKSERISSKRTAATGLQRVRPKRAVTDKEVNYSEDSTSVDKAIEAAEAADEKEQELDQDAVNVDVDVEEEDDEEIRSPAKKRQRTVLEDEEDAQTSTANNSGSEQLPEEDEEEDNGGISDSLRSDFSNGNGGENGIQEDLDAEDNMSTPAGDEDNEEVEARENTEDASIIPSNLLPKNKMLISILDDNPFKKKLTEEEIQLRRAENARKRKNLSEKRLEEEKRETLNKLLKKRAGKSRSKVDKDEPENTASTIKPRRPYNSNGMVRIIRKRDEDLYCIF; encoded by the coding sequence ATGGATAGCGAGCTTAGTGACATAGAGTTGTCCAACTCGAGACCGTCATCCATAGAAGATGAGGACCTTTATCaggaggaagaagaagagtaTCAAGATGCcatggatgaagatgacgagTACAATGACGATGGTGCTGATGATAACGATGAGGAATATATAGAGGGAAGAGAGGCTGAAATCAAGAAGCCCAAAATAGCCACGAAACAGACTATAAGACCTCCAGTCAAGAAATCGGAGAGGATATCGAGCAAAAGAACAGCTGCCACAGGTCTGCAGAGGGTACGACCCAAGCGAGCCGTAACTGACAAGGAAGTGAACTATAGTGAAGATAGCACATCAGTAGACAAAGCCATTGAAGCGGCAGAGGCCGCCGACGAGAAAGAGCAAGAGCTGGATCAAGATGCTGTAAATGTAGATGTggatgttgaagaagaggatgaCGAGGAAATACGCTCTCCagcaaagaaaagacaGAGGACAGTActtgaggatgaagaagatgctCAAACTTCTACAGCCAACAACTCCGGATCAGAACAGCTcccagaagaagatgaggagGAAGATAATGGCGGTATATCGGATAGTTTGAGGTCCGATTTTAGTAATGGCAATGGCGGTGAAAACGGTATCCAAGAAGACCTCGATGCAGAGGACAATATGTCTACTCCTGCAGGAGACGAGGATAATGAAGAAGTAGAAGCTAGAGAGAATACTGAGGATGCTTCGATAATACCTAGCAATTTACTTCCGAAGAACAAGATGTTGATAAGTATATTAGACGACAACCCattcaagaagaaactcACAGAGGAAGAGATACAACTGCGGAGAGCCGAGAATGCGCGTAAACGTAAGAATCTAAGTGAGAAGAGGCTCGAGGAGGAGAAAAGGGAGACTTTGAACAAGCTATTGAAGAAGCGTGCCGGCAAATCAAGATCCAAGGTTGACAAGGATGAACCAGAGAACACTGCATCGACCATTAAGCCACGCAGACCTTACAATTCCAATGGTATGGTCCGTATAATAAGGAAAAGAGACGAGGACCTTTACTgtatattttga
- the RRG9 gene encoding mitochondrial ribosome assembly protein RRG9 (CAGL0K04829g~Ortholog(s) have role in mitochondrial genome maintenance and mitochondrion localization), with translation MLIKVPTAVRLYSVKRTPIKPFKEVLKRIQPSNTELSEKSKKNNIPEWKKQIISVKKKIGNERWSPSKRLSREEIESVRLLKRSFANITNTELSERFKVSPEAIRRILKSNWEPNDEEWEKVQKRWQRRGERIKELYANGGNISSNGHQVVENLVPHKKVIISSGRHMNTFDVIEKKVRSTKPTISIKDQKLKDKKLKLLEISATKR, from the coding sequence ATGCTGATCAAAGTGCCGACAGCAGTACGGTTATACTCAGTGAAACGAACTCCAATCAAGCCATTCAAGGAAGTCTTGAAGAGAATACAACCGAGTAATACGGAATTATCTGAGAAAtcgaagaagaacaatatTCCAGAGTGGAAGAAACAAATCATTAGTgttaagaagaagattggTAATGAGCGATGGAGTCCATCAAAGCGCCTATCCAGGGAAGAGATAGAAAGTGTCAGGTTACTAAAGAGATCATTCGCTAATATTACGAACACTGAGCTGAGTGAGAGGTTTAAAGTTTCACCAGAAGCTATTAGAAGAATATTGAAATCCAACTGGGAACctaatgatgaagaatgggAGAAAGTTCAAAAAAGGTGGCAAAGAAGAGGAGAAAGGATAAAAGAATTATATGCAAATGGTGGAAATATTTCTTCTAATGGCCATCAAGTGGTTGAAAACCTTGTACCACATAAGAAAGTGATAATATCTAGTGGTCGGCATATGAACACCTTTGAtgtaattgaaaaaaaagtacGAAGTACAAAACCTACAATTAGTATTAAAGATCAGAAActgaaagataaaaaattaaaattactCGAGATATCTGCTACGAAAAGATGA